GATTTTCGTGATGGAATCACATGCTGACAGAATACTTTCGTCAAGAGCCTCGGAAAAAGGAAGAAATTGTCTGGGATCAGCCTGTTCTTCTACGACCGCAAAAGGATTCCGCGGCAGATACCATCTGCGGAACAAAAAGGAGCAGCACAGTGCGGCAAGGATAGGAAAAAGCAGACAGATCTGCGCCATTTCAGGCTGCTTGAGGCTCTGTACTGCCACATACCCGGTCAGAAACGCAGGACTGACATTGTTACAGAAGGAAAGCAGGTATTCTCCTTCAGCAGAAGAAATTTCCCCTTTATCAGTCAGGTCAGAGCAGGATTTTGCCCCTACTGGAAAGCCACAGAGAAATCCACAGACCACCGAAAAAGAAGCCTTTTCAGAAATGCCAAGAAAAGGCTTCAGAATCGGAAAAAGGGCATGGTTGATCAGGGAAATGCTCTCTGTGCGGATCAAAAGACCGGTTATAAGAAGAAAAGGAAAGAGCACCGGAAGCACCTGCCTATACCAGAGCAGCAGTCCGTTTGCGGCACCTGTGGCAACGGTTTCCGGGGAAAAAAGCATCAGAAGGAAAAGTCCGATCAGAAAAAACACAGACAGTTTTTTTGTTTTCATCGTGTATACCTGCCGTATTCTTTTGCAATAGTTTATGAAAAAACGCAGACAGATATACCGGGGCACATGTGCATAGAAGAGATTCAGTGTGAATAGAATAAAAGAAAAATGGAGAAATCTTGAAAAAAAGACTGGAACGCAGATCGCTTCTGCTCCTTTTTTTATTGCTGATTTTTTGCGTGGCAGCAAGTATACAGATCAACGAGAAAGCTAAAAAAAACCGATTGAACCTAAAAACAGGAAGCACAGAAGAATTCAGAAAGCTTGGGATGGAGGAGGCGTTTTTCCAGGTTCTTGCGAAGACAGATCATGAAAAAAGAGGAAGACTTTATGCCATTTATTTTCTGGAAAACAGCCTGTTTCCACAGGATAACGAAAAAGAGCTGTTTGAAAAATGGTCGGAAAAAGAAGAGTGGAAATCTTTTGAAAAGATCTGTACAGCTCTTTGGAATGATATCCGCTATTTTCCTGTTCCGGAATCACCGAAACATCCACAGTATCAGGTATCTTTTGTGGACAGCTGGATGGGAGAGCGCACCTACGGAGGAAAAAGGGGACATGAAGGCTGTGATCTGATGGCATCGAAAGATATCCCCGGTCTCTATCCTGTTGTGAGTATGACAGATGGGGTAGTATCGGCAAGAGGCTGGCTGGAAAAGGGAGGATACAGGATCGGGATTACCGCACCGTCCGGTGCATATTTCTATTATGCACATCTGGACTCTTATGGAAGTTATCAGGAGGGGGACGAGGTGAAGGCAGGGGATATCATTGGATTTATGGGAAATACCGGATATGGTCCGGAGGGGACGAAAGGGATGTTTGCCACGCATCTGCATCTGGGGATTTATCTCTATCCGGACGGCGAAGAAACCAGCTACAATCCCTATTGGATTTTAAGACTTGCCGGGGAGAAAAAACTTTCCTGTTCTTTCTAACTATGCTATACTTAAATGATATGGAGGACGAAAGAATGATAAATTTACCAAATGAATTTGAAGAGAAGATGAAGGCACTCCTCGGAGATGAATTTGAGGATTATATAAAATGTTATGACGAGCCGAGATATTATGGACTTCGTGTGAATACGGAGAAGATTTCTGTGGAGGATTTTGTGAAAATCTGTCCGTTTGAGATCACACCGATCCCGTGGATCGACAACGGTTTTTACTATGACGGAGAGAAGATATCTCCTGCGAAGCATCCGTATTATTTTGCAGGACTTTATTACCTGCAGGAGCCGAGTGCAATGACACCGGCGAACCGTCTTCCGGTAGAACCGGGGGACCGGGTACTGGATGTCTGTGCCGCACCCGGTGGAAAAGCAACCGAGCTTGGAGCGAAGCTTCAGAACGAAGGTGTTCTGGTTGCAAATGATATCAGCAGCTCCAGAGCAAGAGGACTCTTAAAGAATCTGGAAGTTTTCGGAATCGGCAATATGCTGGTCATGAGTGAAGAACCTGGACGACTGGAACGCTATTTCAGCGGTTATTTTGACAAGATCCTGATCGATGCGCCGTGTTCCGGGGAAGGGATGTTCCGTAAGGATAAGAAGATGGTACGCGCCTGGGAAGAACATGGACCGGAATTTTTCTCGAAGCTGCAGAGAAGCATTATCACCCAGGCGGCAAGAATGTTAAAGCCGGGTGGCATGATGCTGTATTCAACCTGTACGTTTGATCCACTGGAGAATGAGGGGACGATCGAATATCTGCTCGGTGAATATCCGGAATTCGAGATTCAGGAAATCGCAGAATATGAAGGATTTGCACCGGGCAGGCCGGAAGTAACCAAGTCAAAGGATCCGGATTTTGCTAAGACTGTCCGTATTTTTCCACATCATATGAAAGGGGAGGGACATTACCTCGCACTGCTGAAAAAGAGTGAGGATGCAATCTGCCCGTCTTCCCCGGTCGCAGAGCAGAAAGCGAAGAAAATCCCGGCAGAGCTGGAGGAATTCTTCCGTGATGTAAAGTGGGATCTGAAGCCGTGGAGACTGGATATCCATGGAGAGCGCGTGTACTATATGCCGGAGAATCTTCCGGAACTGAAAGGCGCAAGATTTTTAAGAAGCGGACTTCTCCTTGGTGAACTGAAGAAAAAGCGTTTTGAACCGAGCCAGGCACTGGCGATGAACCTGAAAATGGAAGAGTACGCGCATACTTTGAACCTGTCTTCTGATGATGACCGACTGATGCGTTATCTGAAAGGCGAGACAATCGATGTGGAGGATCTGATTCCGGCTAAGGCAAAAGGCTGGCATCTGATCTGTACAGACGGTTTCCCGCTTGGATGGGGAAAAGTCACGAACGGAACTTTGAAGAACAAATATCTGCCTGGATGGAGGAATCAGTCTGCATGATGCGCATAGACAAATATCTTGCCGAGATGGGGCAGGGAACCAGAAGTGAAATCAAAAAGCTGATCCGCAGCGGACGTGTTATGGTTGATGGAGAGACGGTGAAAAAACCGGAACTTAAAATCGATGAGACTACACAGAAAGTAAGTCTTGAAGGAAAACAGATTGGATACGCTAAAAAAGAGTATTATATGCTCTATAAACCGGCAGGTGTTATTTCCGCAACAAAAGATGACCGGGACAAGACAGTTCTGGATCTGATCACAGATAAAAAAAGAAATGATCTGTTCCCGGTAGGACGTCTGGATAAGGACACGGAAGGACTTCTTCTGATCACCAATGACGGAGAACTGGCACACCGCCTGCTTTCCCCAAAAAAGCATGTGGATAAGGTGTATTATGCGAAAGTACAGGGAAAGGTAGATGAATCTGATGTGAAAGCATTTGCAGATGGAGTGGATATCGGAGACGATACGCCGGCTAAAAGCGCAGATCTTCGAATCCTGAAAAGTGGGGAGGAGTCGGAAATCGAGCTTACGATCACTGAAGGACGTTTCCATCAGGTGAAGCGGATGTTTCATGCAGTCGGCAAAGAGGTAATCTATCTGAAGCGGCTTTCTATGGGAAGCCTTGCTCTGGATAAGACACTTACAAAGGGAGAATACCGGTCACTGACCGAAGAGGAGATAAAAAAATTATGTTAGAGCATACTAAAGCTGTCATTTTTGATCTGGATGGGACTCTGGTAGATTCCATGTGGGTGTGGACAGCGATAGATGAAGATTATATCAGAAAATATCATCTGAATCCGCCGGAAGATTTTCATGAGGCAATGGAAGGGATGAGCTATACCGAGACAGCGCAGTACTTTTTGAAAATTTTTCCGGAGCTTCCGCATACTGTGGAGGAGATCAAAAAAGAATGGTATGATATGTCTGTGGATAAATATACAAAAGAGGTCACACTAAAGCCAGGGGTAAAGGAATTTCTGGAGATGCTGAAAGAGAAAGGGATCCGGACAGGAATCGCAACCAGCAATGACCGGAAACTGGTGGAAGAATTTTTAAAGGCAAGGCAGATCACCCATCTTTTCGATACGATCTGTACAAGCTGCGAAGTGAATAAAGGGAAACCGGCACCGGATGTTTATCTGAAGGCGGCTGGGCAGCTGGGTGCAGATCCTTCTGCCTGTCTGGTATTTGAAGATGTTCCGATGGGAATCCTTGCCGGGAAAAATGCAGGAATGCGTGTATGCGCGGTGGACGACTGGTTTTCACGCCCACAGGATGCGAAAAAGCGGGAACTTGCCGACTATTTTATTCACAGCTATGAAGACATTACCAATCAGACATACGAGGTATTATAATGAATCATGGATTTTTACCGATCAGCAGGAAAGAGATGGAAGAACGGGGGTGGAATCAGGTAGACTTTGTCTATGTAAGCGGAGATGCCTATGTAGACCACCCGTCTTTTGGACATGCGATCATCACCCGCCTTTTAGAGGCACATGGCTTCCGCGTGGGGATCATTGCACAGCCTGACTGGAAGGATAAAGAAAGTATTACAGAATTTGGAGAGCCGCGGCTTGGATTTATGGTGTCGGCGGGAAATATGGATTCCATGGTCAACCATTATTCTGTATCAAAGAAAAGACGGCAGCAGGATTCTTATACACCGGGCGGAGTGATGGGAAAGAGACCGGATTATGCAGCAGTTGTGTACGGCAATCTGATCCGTCAGACATATAAGAAGACACCAATCATTCTGGGTGGTATCGAGGCGAGTCTTAGAAGACTTGCACATTATGATTACTGGTCCAACCAGCTTAAGCGTTCCATTCTTCTGGATTCGGGTGCAGACCTGGTTTCTTATGGAATGGGTGAACGCTCGATCATTGAGATTGCAGAGGCACTGGATGCCGGACTGGATATCAAGGACATTACCTATATCGATGGAACAGTCTGCAAGGTCAAGAATTTGGACAGTGTGTATGATGCAGAGATTCTGGAACCGTATGAAGAGATGAAAAAAGATAAGCTCCTGTACGCCAAAAGCTTTTACAGACAGTACTGCAACACAGATCCATTTTCCGGAAAGCGGCTGGTTGAGCCCTATTCGGATCATCTGTATGTGGTACAGAACCCTCCGGCAAAACCGCTGACCCAGCAGGAGATGGATGATGTCTACGCACTTCCTTACATGCGGACCTACCATCCATCTTATGAGACGGCAGGTGGAGTTCCGGCAATCCGGGAGATCAAATTCAGTCTGATCAGCAACAGGGGATGTTTTGGAGGCTGCAGTTTTTGTGCACTGACATTCCATCAGGGAAGGATCATTCAGACACGAAGTAAGGAATCACTGATCGCTGAAGCAAAGACATTTCCGGAAGATCCGGAATTCAAAGGATATATTCATGATGTAGGCGGACCGACCGCGAACTTCCGTGCACCGGCATGTAAGAAACAGTTAAAATATGGGGCATGTACGAACAAACAGTGTCTTTTTCCAAAGCCGTGTAAAAATCTGATCGCAGATCATAAAGAATACTTAAGCATTCTCAGGGATCTCAGAAAGATACCTGGAGTCAAAAAAGTATTTATCCGTTCCGGTATCCGGTTTGACTATCTGCTGGCGGATCCGGATGACACGTTTTTCAAAGAACTGTGTCAGTATCATGTCAGCGGTCAGCTGAAAGTTGCACCGGAGCATGTAGCAGACCCGGTTCTTCAGATGATGGGCAAGCCGGAAAATGCGGTTTATGAACGTTTTACCCACAAATACGAAGAGATCAATAAAAGGCTAGGACTTAAACAGTATCTGGTTCCGTATCTGATGTCGTCCCATCCAGGTTCTACTATGAAAGAAGCGGTAAAGCTTGCCGAATACCTGCGGGATCTCGGTTATATGCCGGAGCAGGTACAGGATTTCTACCCGACACCGTCTACGATTTCCACTTGTATGTATTATACCGGTGTAGATCCGCGGACGATGAAGCCGGTGTATGTGCCGAAGAATCCGCATGAAAAAGCGATGCAGAGAGCACTGATCCAGTACCGGAACCCGAAGAATTATGATCTGGTCATGGAGGCACTGCGAATTGCGGATCGTATGGATCTGGTAGGATTCGATGAAAAATGTCTGATCCGTCCGAGAAAGCTTCATTCGGAAAAAATGCAGGAGAAGAATGGATACAGCGGAAGAAACCATGGCGGAACTCATGGCGGTACGGACCGAAAGAGCAAAAACCCGAATGGAAATAACAAAAATCCAGGAAAGACAAACGGAAATTATAAAAATTCAAATGCAGGGCATAAGAATACAAAGCCTGCATCTACAGGAAACGGCAGAGGTGAGTCCTCGTCAAGACCGCAGAAAAAGAAATCCATCCGTAATGTACACAAACGGAAGTAGTCACAGGAGAAAGGAGAACCGCTTATGAAGATTGCGATTGTTACCGGGGCATCCTCCGGCATGGGAAAAGAATTTGTCAGACAGATTGAACGTTTTTACAAGGAACTGGACGAAATCTGGGTGATTGCCCGCAGTGAAAAGAAGCTGGAAGAGATCAAGAAAAGCCACAAG
The sequence above is drawn from the Coprococcus comes ATCC 27758 genome and encodes:
- a CDS encoding sporulation integral membrane protein YlbJ, translating into MKTKKLSVFFLIGLFLLMLFSPETVATGAANGLLLWYRQVLPVLFPFLLITGLLIRTESISLINHALFPILKPFLGISEKASFSVVCGFLCGFPVGAKSCSDLTDKGEISSAEGEYLLSFCNNVSPAFLTGYVAVQSLKQPEMAQICLLFPILAALCCSFLFRRWYLPRNPFAVVEEQADPRQFLPFSEALDESILSACDSITKIGGYMIVFSVLISFMAELSFQNFFWKLLLLPGVELTGGIRMLCQLDLTSELRFLLIMAHCSFGGVCALFQTKCMIRSQNWSFPRYIAEKLITAMVTSLFACCYMKLFG
- a CDS encoding pseudouridine synthase — its product is MMRIDKYLAEMGQGTRSEIKKLIRSGRVMVDGETVKKPELKIDETTQKVSLEGKQIGYAKKEYYMLYKPAGVISATKDDRDKTVLDLITDKKRNDLFPVGRLDKDTEGLLLITNDGELAHRLLSPKKHVDKVYYAKVQGKVDESDVKAFADGVDIGDDTPAKSADLRILKSGEESEIELTITEGRFHQVKRMFHAVGKEVIYLKRLSMGSLALDKTLTKGEYRSLTEEEIKKLC
- a CDS encoding YgiQ family radical SAM protein, whose product is MNHGFLPISRKEMEERGWNQVDFVYVSGDAYVDHPSFGHAIITRLLEAHGFRVGIIAQPDWKDKESITEFGEPRLGFMVSAGNMDSMVNHYSVSKKRRQQDSYTPGGVMGKRPDYAAVVYGNLIRQTYKKTPIILGGIEASLRRLAHYDYWSNQLKRSILLDSGADLVSYGMGERSIIEIAEALDAGLDIKDITYIDGTVCKVKNLDSVYDAEILEPYEEMKKDKLLYAKSFYRQYCNTDPFSGKRLVEPYSDHLYVVQNPPAKPLTQQEMDDVYALPYMRTYHPSYETAGGVPAIREIKFSLISNRGCFGGCSFCALTFHQGRIIQTRSKESLIAEAKTFPEDPEFKGYIHDVGGPTANFRAPACKKQLKYGACTNKQCLFPKPCKNLIADHKEYLSILRDLRKIPGVKKVFIRSGIRFDYLLADPDDTFFKELCQYHVSGQLKVAPEHVADPVLQMMGKPENAVYERFTHKYEEINKRLGLKQYLVPYLMSSHPGSTMKEAVKLAEYLRDLGYMPEQVQDFYPTPSTISTCMYYTGVDPRTMKPVYVPKNPHEKAMQRALIQYRNPKNYDLVMEALRIADRMDLVGFDEKCLIRPRKLHSEKMQEKNGYSGRNHGGTHGGTDRKSKNPNGNNKNPGKTNGNYKNSNAGHKNTKPASTGNGRGESSSRPQKKKSIRNVHKRK
- a CDS encoding RsmF rRNA methyltransferase first C-terminal domain-containing protein — its product is MNLPNEFEEKMKALLGDEFEDYIKCYDEPRYYGLRVNTEKISVEDFVKICPFEITPIPWIDNGFYYDGEKISPAKHPYYFAGLYYLQEPSAMTPANRLPVEPGDRVLDVCAAPGGKATELGAKLQNEGVLVANDISSSRARGLLKNLEVFGIGNMLVMSEEPGRLERYFSGYFDKILIDAPCSGEGMFRKDKKMVRAWEEHGPEFFSKLQRSIITQAARMLKPGGMMLYSTCTFDPLENEGTIEYLLGEYPEFEIQEIAEYEGFAPGRPEVTKSKDPDFAKTVRIFPHHMKGEGHYLALLKKSEDAICPSSPVAEQKAKKIPAELEEFFRDVKWDLKPWRLDIHGERVYYMPENLPELKGARFLRSGLLLGELKKKRFEPSQALAMNLKMEEYAHTLNLSSDDDRLMRYLKGETIDVEDLIPAKAKGWHLICTDGFPLGWGKVTNGTLKNKYLPGWRNQSA
- a CDS encoding HAD family hydrolase; translated protein: MLEHTKAVIFDLDGTLVDSMWVWTAIDEDYIRKYHLNPPEDFHEAMEGMSYTETAQYFLKIFPELPHTVEEIKKEWYDMSVDKYTKEVTLKPGVKEFLEMLKEKGIRTGIATSNDRKLVEEFLKARQITHLFDTICTSCEVNKGKPAPDVYLKAAGQLGADPSACLVFEDVPMGILAGKNAGMRVCAVDDWFSRPQDAKKRELADYFIHSYEDITNQTYEVL
- a CDS encoding M23 family metallopeptidase, producing MKKRLERRSLLLLFLLLIFCVAASIQINEKAKKNRLNLKTGSTEEFRKLGMEEAFFQVLAKTDHEKRGRLYAIYFLENSLFPQDNEKELFEKWSEKEEWKSFEKICTALWNDIRYFPVPESPKHPQYQVSFVDSWMGERTYGGKRGHEGCDLMASKDIPGLYPVVSMTDGVVSARGWLEKGGYRIGITAPSGAYFYYAHLDSYGSYQEGDEVKAGDIIGFMGNTGYGPEGTKGMFATHLHLGIYLYPDGEETSYNPYWILRLAGEKKLSCSF